From the Streptomyces nigrescens genome, one window contains:
- a CDS encoding aldo/keto reductase, with the protein MQQRKLGQDLEVSALGLGCMGMSFFYGQPQDAAEMTKLLRAAVDHGVTFFDTAEVYGPFTNEDLVGQALAPVRDQVVIATKFGIKHGEHGPTPMSGVDSRPEQIRQVAEASLKRLQTESIDLLYQHRVDPNVPIEDVAGTVKELIAEGKVKHFGLSEAGAATIRRAHAVQPVTALQSEYSLWMREHETEIIPTLEELGIGLVPYSPLGKGFLTGKIDSSTSLADNDLRRLLPRFSPEARQANQVLVDLLQQIADDRGATPAQIALAWVLAQKPWFVPIPGTTKLHRLEENLGALDVELTTGDLHRIEEAAANIRIQGERLPEQLQSRFGR; encoded by the coding sequence ATGCAACAACGCAAACTAGGGCAAGACCTCGAAGTCTCGGCTCTCGGGCTCGGCTGCATGGGCATGAGTTTCTTCTACGGTCAGCCGCAAGACGCAGCCGAGATGACGAAGCTGCTGCGGGCGGCCGTTGACCACGGCGTGACTTTCTTCGACACTGCCGAAGTCTACGGCCCGTTTACCAATGAGGACCTGGTCGGTCAGGCGCTGGCACCGGTCCGCGACCAAGTGGTGATCGCCACCAAGTTTGGAATCAAGCACGGCGAGCACGGGCCGACCCCGATGTCCGGGGTAGACAGCAGACCCGAGCAGATCCGCCAAGTGGCCGAGGCCTCGCTCAAGCGTCTTCAAACCGAAAGCATCGACCTGCTCTACCAACACCGCGTCGACCCCAACGTGCCCATTGAAGACGTGGCCGGCACGGTCAAGGAGCTGATCGCCGAAGGCAAGGTAAAGCACTTCGGCCTGTCCGAGGCCGGCGCCGCGACGATTCGTCGCGCCCACGCCGTGCAGCCAGTAACGGCACTGCAAAGCGAGTACTCGCTCTGGATGCGCGAGCACGAAACCGAAATCATTCCGACCTTGGAGGAACTGGGCATCGGTCTGGTGCCCTACAGCCCGCTCGGCAAAGGATTTTTGACCGGCAAGATCGATTCCAGCACGTCGCTGGCCGACAATGACCTCCGCCGCCTGCTTCCGCGCTTCAGCCCTGAAGCACGGCAAGCCAACCAGGTGCTGGTCGACCTGCTGCAGCAGATTGCCGACGACAGAGGAGCCACGCCGGCCCAGATCGCTCTCGCCTGGGTGCTGGCGCAGAAGCCGTGGTTCGTGCCGATCCCCGGCACCACCAAGCTGCACCGCCTGGAAGAGAACCTGGGCGCACTCGACGTCGAGCTGACAACCGGCGACCTACATCGGATCGAAGAGGCCGCGGCCAACATCCGGATCCAGGGCGAACGTCTCCCTGAGCAGTTGCAGTCACGGTTCGGCCGCTGA